One Aegilops tauschii subsp. strangulata cultivar AL8/78 chromosome 7, Aet v6.0, whole genome shotgun sequence genomic window carries:
- the LOC109753097 gene encoding LOW QUALITY PROTEIN: protein LOL4 (The sequence of the model RefSeq protein was modified relative to this genomic sequence to represent the inferred CDS: deleted 2 bases in 2 codons) has translation MDSVENMVQGGDGERRCGVELWSEGVELWSEALSHLSSPGYVLLPPPPLSHAPLSQASAIGASRLLGSLLGMPRCTSSVNYQTETATMSELICNGCFSLVLYNRTAANVRCSRCNMLNSTRSASQYAHLKCGGCRTTLMYPPGASTVGCATCHHVNPVRAQGSSAPPDAHARPQTVLVENPRTMNDKGKLVSNVAVGVTSWKR, from the exons ATGGACAGTGTGGAGAATATGGTGCAAGGAGGAGATGGGGAGCGGAGGTGTG GAGTGGAGCTGTGGAGCGAAG GAGTGGAGCTGTGGAGCGAAG CTCTCTCTCATCTCTCATCTCCT GGCTACGTACTTCTTCCACCTCCCCCTCTCTCCCACGCACCTCTCTCGCAG GCCTCGGCGATCGGAGCAAGCCGCTTGTTGGGTTCTTTGCTTG GCATGCCTAGGTGCACCTCGTCGGTCAACTACCAAACGGAGACAGCGACCATGTCGGAGCTCATCTGCAACGGCTGCTTCAGCCTGGTGCTCTACAACCGCACCGCAGCCAACGTACGCTGCTCCCGGTGCAACATGCTCAACTCCACAAGATCAG CGAGCCAGTACGCCCACCTGAAGTGCGGTGGCTGCCGGACGACGCTCATGTACCCGCCGGGGGCCTCCACCGTGGGGTGCGCCACGTGCCACCACGTCAACCCCGTCAGAGCCCAGGGCTCCTCGGCTCCTCCG GATGCCCATGCGCGGCCTCAGACAGTTCTCGTGGAGAATCCCAGGACAATGAACGACAAGGGCAAACTG GTCAGCAATGTGGCGGTCGGTGTCACTTCATGGAAAAGATGA